The bacterium genome contains a region encoding:
- the xylA gene encoding xylose isomerase, with the protein MKYFKGNEEFFPGIGKIEFEGAKSKNPLAFKWYNPSQKVNGVTMREYLRFAVAYWHTLCGAGGDPFGPGTKVFPWDKHDNVMDRNLARMDAAFEFISKIGAPFYCFHDTDVVGDGSVFEIESRLAVMVDEAKARQKATGVKLLWGTANVFSNARYMNGASTNPDFSAVAHAGTQVKNAIDATIALGGENYVFWGGREGYMSLFNTDMKREKEHLGTFLTMARDYARKQGFRGNFLIEPKPKEPTKHQYDFDSETVIGFLRHFGLEKDFKVNIEVNHAILAGHSFPHELQCAADAGMLGSIDANKGDYLSGWDTDEFPTNLYEVAEAMLVILPAGGFGKGGVNFDAKTRRNSTEASDLFIAHIGGMDVFARALLVASRVLKESDYLSLRKARYASFDTGKGRDFEKGKLTLTSLRDFAKKTGEPAQISGQQERFEQIINDYI; encoded by the coding sequence ATGAAATACTTTAAAGGCAATGAGGAATTCTTCCCCGGCATCGGCAAGATTGAATTTGAAGGGGCCAAGTCGAAGAATCCCCTGGCGTTCAAGTGGTATAATCCCTCGCAGAAGGTCAACGGCGTCACGATGCGGGAATACCTCCGTTTTGCGGTCGCCTATTGGCATACGCTCTGTGGTGCGGGGGGGGATCCCTTTGGGCCGGGCACCAAGGTGTTCCCCTGGGACAAGCATGACAATGTGATGGATCGCAACCTGGCGCGCATGGATGCGGCCTTTGAGTTTATCAGCAAAATCGGGGCGCCCTTCTACTGCTTCCATGATACCGATGTGGTGGGGGATGGCTCGGTGTTTGAGATTGAGTCACGTCTCGCCGTGATGGTGGATGAGGCCAAGGCCCGCCAGAAGGCAACAGGGGTGAAATTATTGTGGGGAACCGCCAACGTATTCTCCAATGCGCGTTACATGAATGGCGCCTCAACCAATCCTGATTTTTCCGCGGTGGCGCATGCCGGCACCCAGGTCAAGAATGCCATTGATGCGACCATTGCGCTGGGTGGCGAAAACTACGTGTTCTGGGGCGGACGTGAAGGCTATATGTCGCTTTTTAATACCGACATGAAGCGGGAGAAGGAGCATCTGGGTACGTTCCTGACCATGGCGCGTGATTATGCGCGCAAGCAGGGGTTCCGTGGAAATTTCCTGATCGAGCCCAAGCCGAAAGAGCCGACCAAGCACCAGTATGACTTTGATTCCGAAACCGTTATTGGGTTCCTGCGTCATTTCGGGTTGGAAAAGGATTTCAAGGTCAATATCGAGGTGAACCACGCCATCCTGGCCGGTCACTCGTTCCCGCATGAGCTGCAGTGTGCGGCGGATGCCGGGATGCTGGGCAGTATTGATGCCAATAAGGGGGACTATCTAAGCGGCTGGGATACGGATGAATTTCCCACCAACCTCTACGAGGTGGCCGAGGCCATGCTGGTGATCCTCCCGGCGGGTGGGTTCGGCAAGGGTGGCGTCAACTTTGACGCCAAGACCCGCCGTAACTCGACGGAGGCATCTGATCTGTTTATCGCCCATATCGGGGGCATGGACGTCTTTGCGCGTGCCCTGTTGGTGGCCAGTCGCGTGTTGAAGGAGTCTGACTACCTGAGTCTGCGCAAGGCGCGTTACGCCTCGTTTGATACGGGTAAGGGGCGTGATTTCGAAAAGGGCAAGTTGACGCTCACCAGCCTGCGTGATTTTGCAAAGAAGACCGGTGAACCGGCCCAGATCAGTGGCCAGCAGGAACGGTTCGAGCAGATCATCAACGATTATATCTGA